The proteins below come from a single Rosa rugosa chromosome 2, drRosRugo1.1, whole genome shotgun sequence genomic window:
- the LOC133732961 gene encoding uncharacterized protein LOC133732961 codes for MSTSWACIKRHLYPRVEAYPQEQAFVPRKPSLEEQLAQLEASNAQLQASQAQCLASQARLHAKLEAFNAQLQASQETTSHSNEQLEPSLAQEPPFTICHEQDSFFDQVEPNSREGVHYEHHEQELPIQDREGGVHVQESELGYESSNASKVRDYISEESVQYWNSNFHNEEEVYEVDSEEENSLFSEEDVELEDLHHIPLIVEADVPKEEESPSIPCDDEEIEEPRTFSPPTSTEIHHELPKVESRTLNTYVLNEKIELKVLLPLNPPFSDQCFYNEVMDWKGKLALNISHHSQEFLPPIVPKSIISTSLEKENARLASRRKIEKKRKIKKLHFWSPIGIFMDSSWSCLYDMSRSPLAPNNRVVLLEKYPP; via the coding sequence ATGAGTACAAGTTGGGCATGTATCAAGAGACATTTGTACCCGAGGGTCGAGGCATATCCACAAGAGCAAGCTTTTGTGCCTAGGAAGCCATCACTTGAAGAACAACTAGCTCAATTGGAAGCCTCTAATGCTCAATTGCAAGCCTCTCAAGCTCAATGTCTAGCCTCCCAAGCTCGATTGCATGCTAAATTGGAAGCCTTCAATGCTCAATTGCAAGCTTCTCAAGAAACTACTTCACATTCCAATGAGCAACTTGAACCTAGTCTTGCACAAGAGCCACCATTCACCATTTGTCATGAGCAAGATTCTTTCTTTGATCAAGTGGAGCCCAATTCAAGAGAAGGAGTGCATTATGAGCATCATGAGCAAGAATTGCCTATTCAAGATCGAGAGGGTGGTGTTCATGTACAAGAAAGTGAGCTTGGTTATGAAAGTTCCAATGCAAGTAAGGTGAGAGACTACATTTCAGAGGAATCGGTGCAATATTGGAACTCTAATTTTCACAATGAAGAGGAGGTATATGAAGTTGATTCCGAAGAAGAGAATAGCTTGTTTAGTGAGGAGGATGTGGAGCTTGAAGACTTACACCATAttcccttaattgttgaggccGATGTTCCCAAGGAGGAAGAGAGTCCTTCAATACCTTgtgatgatgaagaaattgaagagccTAGGACTTTCTCTCCTCCCACATCCACGGAGATCCATCATGAGCTTCCCAAGGTGGAGAGTAGAACGTTGAACACTTATGTACTTAATGAAAAGATTGAGCTTAAGGTACTTTTACCTCTCAATCCACCGTTTAGTGATCAATGTTTCTACAATGAGGtgatggattggaaaggaaaaCTTGCACTCAACATTTCCCATCATTCTCAAGAGTTTCTACCACCTATTGTTCCTAAGAGCATTATTTCTACATCACTTGAGAAGGAGAATGCAAGGTTGGCTTCTAGaagaaaaatagagaagaagaggaagattaaGAAGCTACACTTTTGGTCACCCATTGGAATCTTCATGGATAGCTCTTGGTCTTGCCTGTATGACATGTCAAGGAGTCCCTTAGCCCCTAACAATAGGGTGGTCTTACTTGAGAAGTATCCACCTTGA